A region from the Gavia stellata isolate bGavSte3 chromosome 2, bGavSte3.hap2, whole genome shotgun sequence genome encodes:
- the KIF3C gene encoding kinesin-like protein KIF3C isoform X2, whose protein sequence is MAGKSRSGCEALKVVARCRPMSRKEEAAGYERVLELDVKLGQVSIRNPRAAPGELPKTFTFDAVYDASSKQADLYDETVRPLIDSVLQGFNGTIFAYGQTGTGKTYTMQGAWAEPEKRGIIPISFEHIFTHISRSQNQQYLVRASYLEIYQEEIRDLLAKDQSKKLELKENPETGVYIKDLSSFVTKNVKEIEHVMNLGSQTRSVGSTNMNEHSSRSHAIFLITIECSETGPDGEEHIRVGKLNLVDLAGSERQSKMGAHGERPKEASKINLSLSALGNVISALVDGKSTHIPYRDSKLTRLLQDSLGGNAKTIMVATLGPASHSYDESLSTLRFANRAKNIKNKPRVNEDPKDTLLREFQEEIVRLKAQLEKRGMLGKKRRRSSRRKKVVDGESATENEGEDDNEDGLEKNMENYLKEQKERLEEEKAAIQDDHSLVSEEKQKLLQEKEKMIEDLRKEQEATELLATKYKAMESKLLIGGRTIVDHTNEQQKMLELKRQEIAEQKRREREMQQEMLLRDEETMELRETYTSLQQEVEIKTKKLKKLYAKLQAVKAEIQDQHDEYIRVRQDLEEAQNEQTRELKLKYLIIENFIPPEEKNKIMNRLYFDGEEDQWKFQPLVPTGGNQMKKRPTSAVGYKRPISQYARVAMAMGSHPRYRAENIMFLELDLSPPAIFEFERSRDPAEQDPRALHLERLMHLDSLLERPAASRVRKSRSWCQTPRSLPSSTTHVSLTSSSPCTATMPAQE, encoded by the exons atggccgGTAAGTCCCGCAGCGGCTGCGAGGCGCTGAAGGTGGTGGCCCGGTGCCGGCCCAtgagcaggaaggaggaggcggcgggctACGAGCGCGTCCTGGAGCTGGACGTCAAGCTGGGGCAGGTGAGCATCCGGaacccccgcgccgccccgggcGAGCTGCCCAAGACCTTCACCTTCGACGCCGTCTACGACGCCAGCTCCAAGCAGGCGGACCTCTACGACGAGACGGTCCGGCCGCTGATAGACTCGGTGCTGCAGGGCTTCAACGGCACCATCTTCGCCTACGGCCAGACCGGCACCGGCAAGACCTACACCATGCAGGGGGCCTGGGCGGAGCCGGAGAAGCGGGGCATCATCCCCATCTCCTTCGAGCACATCTTCACCCACATCTCCCGCTCGCAGAACCAGCAGTACCTGGTGAGGGCCTCGTACCTGGAGATCTACCAGGAGGAGATCAGGGACCTCCTCGCCAAGGACCAGAGCAAGAAGCTGGAGCTGAAGGAGAACCCCGAGACGGGGGTGTACATCAAGGACCTCTCCTCCTTCGTGACCAAGAACGTCAAGGAGATCGAGCACGTGATGAACCTGGGGAGCCAGACGCGGTCGGTGGGCAGCACCAACATGAACGAGCACAGCTCCCGCTCCCACGCCATATTCCTCATCACCATCGAGTGCAGCGAGACGGGGCCGGACGGCGAGGAGCACATCCGCGTGGGCAAGCTCAACCTGGTGGACCTGGCCGGCAGCGAGCGCCAGAGCAAAATGGGGGCCCACGGAGAGCGCCCCAAGGAAGCGTCCAAGATCAACCTCTCCCTCTCCGCCTTGGGGAACGTCATCTCCGCCCTCGTGGACGGCAAGAGCACCCACATCCCCTACCGGGACTCCAAGCTGACCCGCCTGCTGCAGGACTCCCTCGGGGGCAACGCCAAGACCATCATGGTGGCCACCTTGGGCCCGGCCTCTCACAGCTACGACGAGAGCCTCTCCACCCTCAGGTTCGCCAACAGGGCCAAGAACATCAAGAACAAGCCCCGGGTGAACGAGGACCCCAAGGACACCTTGCTGCGGGAGTTCCAGGAGGAGATTGTCCGCCTGAAAGCCCAGCTGGAGAAACGCGGCATgctggggaagaagaggagaaggagcagccGGAGGAAGAAAGTGGTGGATGGAGAAAGCGCCACGGAGAACGAAGGGGAGGACGACAACGAGGACGGCCTGGAGAAGAACATGGAGAATTACTTGAAGGAGCAGAAGGAGAggctggaagaggagaaggcGGCCATCCAGGATGACCACAGCCTGGTCAgtgaggagaagcagaagctgctgcaggagaaggagaagatgataGAGGATCTGCGGAAGGAGCAGGAGGCCACGGAGCTGCTGGCCACCAAGTACAAG GCGATGGAGAGCAAGCTGCTCATCGGTGGCAGGACCATCGTGGACCACACGAACGAGCAGCAGAAGATGCTGGAGCTGAAGCGGCAGGAGATAGCCGAGCAG AAACGCCGGGAGCGGGAGATGCAGCAGGAGATGTTGCTGCGGGATGAGGAGACCATGGAGCTGCGGGAGACGTacacctccctgcagcaggaggtggaGATCAAAACCAAGAAGCTGAAGAAG ctgtACGCCAAGCTGCAGGCCGTGAAGGCGGAGATCCAGGACCAGCACGACGAGTACATCCGCGTGCGCCAGGACCTGGAGGAGGCGCAGAACGAGCAGACGCGGGAGCTGAAGCTCAA GTACTTGATCATCGAGAACTTCATCCCACCGGAAGAGAAGAACAAGATCATGAACCGCCTGTACTTCGACGGTGAGGAGGACCAGTGGAAGTTCCAGCCGCTGGTGCCCACCGGAGG CAACCAAATGAAGAAGCGGCCTACCTCTGCGGTGGGGTACAAGAGACCCATCAGCCAGTACGCCCGCGTGGCCATGGCCATGGGATCTCATCCTCGGTACCGG gctgagAACATCATGTTCTTGGAGCTGGACCTCTCCCCTCCGGCCATCTTCGAGTTTGAGCGGAGCAGGGACCCGGCAGAGCAGGACCCCCGGGCTCTCCACCTGGAGAGGCTGATGCACCTGGACAGCCTCCTGGAGCGGCCGGCGGCCTCCCGGGTGAGGAAGTCCCGCTCCTG
- the KIF3C gene encoding kinesin-like protein KIF3C isoform X1 yields MAGKSRSGCEALKVVARCRPMSRKEEAAGYERVLELDVKLGQVSIRNPRAAPGELPKTFTFDAVYDASSKQADLYDETVRPLIDSVLQGFNGTIFAYGQTGTGKTYTMQGAWAEPEKRGIIPISFEHIFTHISRSQNQQYLVRASYLEIYQEEIRDLLAKDQSKKLELKENPETGVYIKDLSSFVTKNVKEIEHVMNLGSQTRSVGSTNMNEHSSRSHAIFLITIECSETGPDGEEHIRVGKLNLVDLAGSERQSKMGAHGERPKEASKINLSLSALGNVISALVDGKSTHIPYRDSKLTRLLQDSLGGNAKTIMVATLGPASHSYDESLSTLRFANRAKNIKNKPRVNEDPKDTLLREFQEEIVRLKAQLEKRGMLGKKRRRSSRRKKVVDGESATENEGEDDNEDGLEKNMENYLKEQKERLEEEKAAIQDDHSLVSEEKQKLLQEKEKMIEDLRKEQEATELLATKYKAMESKLLIGGRTIVDHTNEQQKMLELKRQEIAEQKRREREMQQEMLLRDEETMELRETYTSLQQEVEIKTKKLKKLYAKLQAVKAEIQDQHDEYIRVRQDLEEAQNEQTRELKLKYLIIENFIPPEEKNKIMNRLYFDGEEDQWKFQPLVPTGGNSNQMKKRPTSAVGYKRPISQYARVAMAMGSHPRYRAENIMFLELDLSPPAIFEFERSRDPAEQDPRALHLERLMHLDSLLERPAASRVRKSRSWCQTPRSLPSSTTHVSLTSSSPCTATMPAQE; encoded by the exons atggccgGTAAGTCCCGCAGCGGCTGCGAGGCGCTGAAGGTGGTGGCCCGGTGCCGGCCCAtgagcaggaaggaggaggcggcgggctACGAGCGCGTCCTGGAGCTGGACGTCAAGCTGGGGCAGGTGAGCATCCGGaacccccgcgccgccccgggcGAGCTGCCCAAGACCTTCACCTTCGACGCCGTCTACGACGCCAGCTCCAAGCAGGCGGACCTCTACGACGAGACGGTCCGGCCGCTGATAGACTCGGTGCTGCAGGGCTTCAACGGCACCATCTTCGCCTACGGCCAGACCGGCACCGGCAAGACCTACACCATGCAGGGGGCCTGGGCGGAGCCGGAGAAGCGGGGCATCATCCCCATCTCCTTCGAGCACATCTTCACCCACATCTCCCGCTCGCAGAACCAGCAGTACCTGGTGAGGGCCTCGTACCTGGAGATCTACCAGGAGGAGATCAGGGACCTCCTCGCCAAGGACCAGAGCAAGAAGCTGGAGCTGAAGGAGAACCCCGAGACGGGGGTGTACATCAAGGACCTCTCCTCCTTCGTGACCAAGAACGTCAAGGAGATCGAGCACGTGATGAACCTGGGGAGCCAGACGCGGTCGGTGGGCAGCACCAACATGAACGAGCACAGCTCCCGCTCCCACGCCATATTCCTCATCACCATCGAGTGCAGCGAGACGGGGCCGGACGGCGAGGAGCACATCCGCGTGGGCAAGCTCAACCTGGTGGACCTGGCCGGCAGCGAGCGCCAGAGCAAAATGGGGGCCCACGGAGAGCGCCCCAAGGAAGCGTCCAAGATCAACCTCTCCCTCTCCGCCTTGGGGAACGTCATCTCCGCCCTCGTGGACGGCAAGAGCACCCACATCCCCTACCGGGACTCCAAGCTGACCCGCCTGCTGCAGGACTCCCTCGGGGGCAACGCCAAGACCATCATGGTGGCCACCTTGGGCCCGGCCTCTCACAGCTACGACGAGAGCCTCTCCACCCTCAGGTTCGCCAACAGGGCCAAGAACATCAAGAACAAGCCCCGGGTGAACGAGGACCCCAAGGACACCTTGCTGCGGGAGTTCCAGGAGGAGATTGTCCGCCTGAAAGCCCAGCTGGAGAAACGCGGCATgctggggaagaagaggagaaggagcagccGGAGGAAGAAAGTGGTGGATGGAGAAAGCGCCACGGAGAACGAAGGGGAGGACGACAACGAGGACGGCCTGGAGAAGAACATGGAGAATTACTTGAAGGAGCAGAAGGAGAggctggaagaggagaaggcGGCCATCCAGGATGACCACAGCCTGGTCAgtgaggagaagcagaagctgctgcaggagaaggagaagatgataGAGGATCTGCGGAAGGAGCAGGAGGCCACGGAGCTGCTGGCCACCAAGTACAAG GCGATGGAGAGCAAGCTGCTCATCGGTGGCAGGACCATCGTGGACCACACGAACGAGCAGCAGAAGATGCTGGAGCTGAAGCGGCAGGAGATAGCCGAGCAG AAACGCCGGGAGCGGGAGATGCAGCAGGAGATGTTGCTGCGGGATGAGGAGACCATGGAGCTGCGGGAGACGTacacctccctgcagcaggaggtggaGATCAAAACCAAGAAGCTGAAGAAG ctgtACGCCAAGCTGCAGGCCGTGAAGGCGGAGATCCAGGACCAGCACGACGAGTACATCCGCGTGCGCCAGGACCTGGAGGAGGCGCAGAACGAGCAGACGCGGGAGCTGAAGCTCAA GTACTTGATCATCGAGAACTTCATCCCACCGGAAGAGAAGAACAAGATCATGAACCGCCTGTACTTCGACGGTGAGGAGGACCAGTGGAAGTTCCAGCCGCTGGTGCCCACCGGAGG aaACAGCAACCAAATGAAGAAGCGGCCTACCTCTGCGGTGGGGTACAAGAGACCCATCAGCCAGTACGCCCGCGTGGCCATGGCCATGGGATCTCATCCTCGGTACCGG gctgagAACATCATGTTCTTGGAGCTGGACCTCTCCCCTCCGGCCATCTTCGAGTTTGAGCGGAGCAGGGACCCGGCAGAGCAGGACCCCCGGGCTCTCCACCTGGAGAGGCTGATGCACCTGGACAGCCTCCTGGAGCGGCCGGCGGCCTCCCGGGTGAGGAAGTCCCGCTCCTG